The Rhopalosiphum maidis isolate BTI-1 chromosome 1, ASM367621v3, whole genome shotgun sequence genome has a segment encoding these proteins:
- the LOC113547812 gene encoding BTB/POZ domain-containing adapter for CUL3-mediated RhoA degradation protein 3-like, with translation MQPQESQPKYAKLNIGGSLFYTTIGTLTKHDTMLKAMFSGRMKVLTDTEGWVLIDRCGKHFNSVLNFLRDEHVALPDKTHEIAELLAEAKFYLISPLVESCQQALRSRQCKIEPQCRIPLTSSSADLCQIITMSTKPTVKLLINRHNNKYSYTSASDDNLLKNVELFDKLSLRFGSRFLFIKDVSGSSEICCWSYFGLATKVAEVCCTSIVYATDKKHTKVDFPEARIYEECLNLMLYENRTEPDQELMQATSWRGAVSGMSSAYGSDDEEERTRIVLRKRLV, from the exons atgcaGCCTCAAGAAAGTCAACccaaatatgcaaaattaaatataggtggttcattattttacacaacAATTGGTACATTGACCAAGCATGATACAATGCTTAAAGCTATGTTTAGTGGACGGATGAAAGTACTTACTGATACTGAAG gTTGGGTCTTAATTGATCGTTGTGGAAAGCACTTTAATTCTGTGTTAAACTTTTTGCGTGATGAACATGTAGCTCTTCCAGATAAGACACATGAAATTGCTGAGTTATTAGCTGAAGCcaaattctatttaatatcACCACTTGTTGAATCTTGTCAACAAGCTTTACGGTCAAGACAATGTAAAATTGAACCTCAATGTCGTATACCTCTTACATCATCTAGTGCAGACTTATgtcaaattattacaatgagtacaaaa CCCACTGTTAAACTTCTTATAAATAGACATAATAACAAGTATTCATATACAag tGCTTCTGATGATAATTTActgaaaaatgttgaattatttGATAAGCTTTCATTGCGTTTTGGttcaagatttttatttatcaaagatGTTAGTGGTTCAAGTGAAATATGTTGTTGGAGTTATTTTGGATTAGCAACTAAAGTTGCTGAAGTTTGTTGCACATCAATTGTTTATGCTACagataaaaaacatacaaag gttgATTTCCCAGAAGCAAGAATTTATGAAGAATGTCTTAATCTAATGCTTTATGAGAATCGTACTGAACCAGACCAAGAACTTATGCAAGCTACTTCTTGGCGTGGTGCTGTATCGGGTATGTCATCAGCTTATGGAAGTGATGATGAAGAAGAACGAACTCGTATAGTGCTTAGAAAAAGATTGGTTTAG
- the LOC113560605 gene encoding probable ATP-dependent RNA helicase DDX43 has protein sequence MDQEDWDSPSDIQYQPQQQYRPNQQYRKPLTNNPDDLLMDIDSKFAGLVIGKGGVVIKGLRKESGAFISVLDSDTYGLKTVKISGNQKAKEYAQKLINDIVDANDPEKIREKLKEESNIKLNEPVQYTFNWDELMKEEAENLKKRLAALPPIIKDFYKEHPEVTMMTDQEVEDFRVSKNNIMIKYIDENNAKPIPKPVMKFSHAFENYPEILDEIQKQNFEIPSPVQCQAWPVIMSGHDLIAIAQTGTGKTLAFLLPAFIHIDFQLTPRSERKGPSILVLAPTRELVLQIESEVKKYSYKGIKAMSIYGGASSGKQKESLRNGVEIVIATPGRLNDFVGSGAIDLSDVTFLILDEADRMLDLGFEPQIRVSLLRVRPDRQTIMTSATWPPGVKRLAKSYTTNPIQVMVGSLDLTTVNTVKQDILIMEEEEKELWLDDFLKNCSEDDKIIIFVNRKVTVDQLSSDLCLKGFIVESIHGGREQSDREMALESLRNGEVNILIATDVASRGIDINDITVVINYDFTKDIEEYVHRVGRTGRAGKTGLAITLMTRRDWGKAKELVEVMEKSGQDVPPELQDMATRYEAKKERDRAEGGDRPFRGGRGGGRGFSRDGRFSGNRRNHY, from the exons ATGGATCAAGAAGACTGGGATTCGCCTTCTGACATACAATATCAACCCCAACAGCAGTACAGACCTAATCAACAATATAGGAAACCATTAACCAATAATCCAGATGATTTGCTGATGGATATAGATTCCAAGTTTGCGGGTTTGGTTATCGGCAAAGGTGGTGTTGTAATTAAAGGTTTGAGGAAAGAAAGTGGTGCGTTTATTTCAGTCTTGGATAGCGATACCTACGGGTTGAAAACTGTGAAGATTTCGGGAAATCAAAAAGCTAAAGAATATGCTCAAAAGCTTATAAACGATATCGTCGACGCGAATGATCCGGAAAAAATAAGAGAAAAGTTAAAAGAAgaatcaaacataaaattgaatgaacCAGttcaatatacttttaattggGACGAGTTGATGAAAGAAGAAGCagaaaaccttaaaaaaagaTTAGCGGCTTTGCCACCAATTATTAAAGATTTCTATAAAGAACACCCTGAAGTGACCATGATGACTGATCAGGAAGTTGAAGATTTCAGAGTGTCTAAGAACaacataatgataaaatatattgatgaaaataatgCAAAGCCAATTCCTAAGCCAGTAATGAAATTTTCGCACgcatttgaaaattatccAGAAATATTAgatgaaatacaaaaacaaaactttgAAATCCCGTCCCCTGTACAGTGTCAAGCATGGCCTGTCATCATGAGTGGGCATGACTTGATAGCTATTGCTCAAACTGGGACAGGTAAGACGTTGGCTTTTTTGCTTCCTGCTTTTATTCATATCGATTTTCAACTGACTCCTCGTAGTGAACGAAAAGGACCATCTATACTAGTATTAGCTCCAACTAGAGAATTGGTGTTACAAATTGAAAGTGAA gttaaaaaatatagttataaaggCATTAAAGCTATGAGTATTTATGGAGGTGCGAGTTCTGGAAAGCAAAAAGAAAGTCTACGAAATGGAGTGGAAATTGTCATAGCTACTCCTGGtcgacttaatgattttgTTGGTAGTGGTGCTATTGACTTATCAGATGTGACGTTTCTGATACTTGATGAAGCTGATCGTATGTTGGATTTGGGTTTTGAACCTCAAATACGTGTTTCATTACTGAGGGTAAGGCCAGATAGACAAACCATAATGACAAGTGCAACCTGGCCACCCGGAGTTAAACGTCTTGCTAAAAGCTATACAACCAATCCTATTCAAGTCATGGTTGGATCATTGGACTTGACAACAGTGAATACTGTAAAACAAGATATTCTTATAAtggaagaagaagaaaaagaaCTTTGGCTAGACGATTTTCTGAAAAACTGTAGCGaagatgataaaataataatatttgtgaacCGAAAAGTAACTGTGGATCAGCTTTCATcagatttatgtttaaaaggcTTCATTGTTGAATCAATTCATGGTGGTCGTGAACAAAGTGATCGAGAAATGGCTTTGGAAAGCTTACGTAATGgtgaagttaatattttaatagctacAGATGTAGCTTCTCGTGGTATTGATATTAATGACATTACTGTGGTAATAAACTATGATTTTACTAAAGATATTGAAGAGTATGTGCATAGGGTAGGGAGGACAGGACGAGCTGGCAAAACTGGTTTGGCTATTACCTTAATGACTAGAAGGGACTGGGGTAAAGCCAAAGAGTTAGTAGAAGTGATGGAAAAATCTGGACAAGATGTACCTCCAGAGTTGCAAGATATGGCAACAAGGTATGAAGCTAAAAAAGAACGGGATAGAGCTGAAGGAGGTGACAGGCCATTTAGGGGTGGCAGAGGAGGTGGAAGAGGATTTTCAAGAGATGGAAGATTTTCAGGAAATAGAAGAAatcattattaa